Proteins from a genomic interval of Antedon mediterranea chromosome 5, ecAntMedi1.1, whole genome shotgun sequence:
- the LOC140049245 gene encoding transmembrane protein 45A-like yields MGSFPGHAMSGISFLALATFWTIQQTFNPTYASYQRTGRRGDRMLQRLKRLPVEGTVVFVIGVIGIIGEQVYKTWKWRLFDDHGVVVYSDVWQHCTMYAVFAIYGVSKIAVGTYLKGAERWTKVFLTFAYFVECMLFYFHLHGRTELNIRLHTLEVLAVFMCVLFSAGEIWFPRDDVLPWLRTWATFLQGTWMLQVGSTLYHPLRNDDYSWDEDDHLNVKFFSMIFAWHCILGIVVVTLQIILIKTTMRCVFGALPSSYTGLNGDAEENHLVFIGGRNNTSDEECQIFSQEILTSEEEG; encoded by the coding sequence ATGGGTAGCTTTCCTGGTCATGCTATGTCCGGGATTTCTTTCCTGGCATTGGCAACATTTTGGACAATACAACAAACTTTTAATCCTACGTACGCTAGCTACCAACGAACTGGTCGTAGAGGTGATAGAATGCTACAGAGATTAAAGAGACTACCCGTTGAAGGAACTGTAGTGTTTGTTATTGGTGTAATCGGGATTATTGGTGAACAAGTTTACAAAACATGGAAATGGAGGCTTTTCGATGACCACGGTGTTGTAGTATATTCTGACGTCTGGCAACACTGCACTATGTACGCTGTATTCGCAATTTACGGAGTTTCAAAGATCGCTGTTGGAACTTATTTGAAAGGCGCGGAAAGGTGGACAAAAGTCTTCCTAACGTTCGCTTACTTTGTAGAATGTatgctattttattttcatctcCATGGGCGAACAGAATTAAATATACGGTTACATACATTAGAAGTGCTCGCTGTGTTTATGTGCGTGTTGTTCAGTGCGGGTGAAATTTGGTTCCCGCGAGATGATGTCTTGCCGTGGTTACGCACGTGGGCTACGTTTCTCCAAGGTACGTGGATGTTGCAGGTTGGGTCAACACTGTATCATCCTCTGCGCAACGATGATTATTCATGGGATGAAGACGACCACTTAAATGTCAAATTCTTCTCAATGATTTTCGCATGGCACTGTATTCTAGGGATCGTCGTAGTAACCTTGCAAATTATCTTAATAAAAACAACGATGCGGTGCGTATTTGGAGCGCTACCATCCTCTTATACTGGATTGAATGGCGACGCCGAAGAGAACCATCTAGTTTTCATCGGCGGTAGAAACAATACCAGTGATGAAGAATGCCAAATATTTAGCCAGGAGATTCTAACAAGCGAAGAAGAAGGTTAG